The Halorubrum sp. BV1 sequence CCGATCGAGAACAGCATCGAAGGGTCCGTCACCGAGAGCCTCGACGCCTTAGCCGACCACGACGTCGCGGTCACCCGCGAGGTCGTCACGCCGATCCGCCACGCCCTTCTCGCGCAGGGACCGGAGTTCGATGTCGTCGCCAGCCACTCGCAGGCGCTCGCGCAGTGCCGCAACTGGCTGGAAGCGGAACACCCGGACGCCGGCCTCGAAGCGGTCGCCTCGACCGCCCGCGGCGTCGAGCGAGCGCGTGAGGACGCCCGCGTCGCCGGGATCGGTCACCCCGACAACGCCGGCGACGACCTCGAGATCCTCGCCGAGGACATCCAGGACCGCACCTCGAACGCGACGCGGTTCCTCGTGGTCGCGCCTGCGTCCGCCCGGTCCGACGCCGGCGGCAAGACCACCCTGATCGTCTACCCGAACGCGAACTACCCCGGGCTCCTCTTAGAACTCTTGGAGGCGTTCGCCGACCGCAACCT is a genomic window containing:
- the pheA gene encoding prephenate dehydratase gives rise to the protein MNAVTLGPAGTYSHRAARAVATEVSFRESVTAIVDAVASGEFERGVVPIENSIEGSVTESLDALADHDVAVTREVVTPIRHALLAQGPEFDVVASHSQALAQCRNWLEAEHPDAGLEAVASTARGVERAREDARVAGIGHPDNAGDDLEILAEDIQDRTSNATRFLVVAPASARSDAGGKTTLIVYPNANYPGLLLELLEAFADRNLNLSRIESRPSGERLGDYLFHFDVDAGLYEEHMRQAVDDVEAIADNGWVRVLGSYDTEHVLE